In Solimonas sp. K1W22B-7, the DNA window GAGGCCGCCTCCAGCGGTGTCGTGCGCCTCGAGGAACAGAACATGATCGCCGGCGTGATGCGCCTGGGCGATCGCAGCGTGCGCGCCCTGATGACGCCGCGCCAGCAGCTCGACTGGCTGGACCTGGACGAGCCGCTGGAGGCGCAGCACGCGACGCTGCGCGCCAGCAGCCACACCAAGCTGCTCGCCGGCCGCGGCGACGTCGACCACTTCGTCGGCCTGGTGTCGGCCAAGCACCTGATTGATGCCATGCTCGATGGCGCCGACGGCATCGACCCCGCGCGCCACGTGCAGGAGGCGCTGGTGGTACCCGACAGCCTCGACGCGGTGGACGCCATGCGCGAGCTGCGCGACACGCCGCTGCACGCGGCCATCGTGGTCGACGAGTTCGGCAGCCTGCAGGGCCTGATCACCGTCACCGACGTGCTGTCGGCCATCGCCGGCGAATTCCACCGCGGCGACGAGCCGCGCCCCGGCGTGCGCAAGCAGGACGACGGCAGCTGGCTGGTGGACGGCAAGCTGTCGGTGGACGAGATGGCCTCGATCCTGGGCCTGCGCCTGCCGGAGGAACGCGACTACGAAACCGCTGCCGGCCTGGTGCTGAACGAGCTCGGGCATATCCCGCGTCGCGGCGAAATCCTGCGCCTGGGCG includes these proteins:
- a CDS encoding hemolysin family protein, with protein sequence MLFDLLVVVALVLLNGVLAMSELAVVSSRKGRLQAMQQQGIGGARTALELHNKPGRFLSTVQIGITAVGVFAGAYSGAVLAEPLAAWFVTQGIAPDFAGDLALGLVVASITYLSLIVGELVPKQLALRNPERVAVLVAPPMLMLSRLAAPLVWLLEKSSATILALLPRRREGEVRVTDEEIHALVEEAASSGVVRLEEQNMIAGVMRLGDRSVRALMTPRQQLDWLDLDEPLEAQHATLRASSHTKLLAGRGDVDHFVGLVSAKHLIDAMLDGADGIDPARHVQEALVVPDSLDAVDAMRELRDTPLHAAIVVDEFGSLQGLITVTDVLSAIAGEFHRGDEPRPGVRKQDDGSWLVDGKLSVDEMASILGLRLPEERDYETAAGLVLNELGHIPRRGEILRLGDWRVEVVALDGRRIDKLRVCLEPDEEESES